TGCTCTGTTGGTGTCTGTACTTTCAGGCTGTGAAAAACCAAAGCCAGGCTGAGCTCGTGGATGAGGAAGCCATGTCCCAGATCAGGAAAGGCCATGAGACCATGTGTGTAGTGCTCACCAGCCGCCACAAGAATCTGGACACCGTGCGGGCTGTATGGAGCACTGGTGACATCAAGGCAAGGATATGGAGAATACTTGAGGCTCATGAGGGGAGCAGCTGAGCAGCTCTTTTGGCTTGTCTGGGGCTGATTCTGCCTCTCACACAAAATGCAGGGTGTCACAGCTTTTATCCCCAGGGGTGCACCTCAGAGTGCTGCTGTGTCCCACCTGCAGTTGAATGGTCACAAAGAAACACGGAGAAAACTTTCTCATGTGAGAGTTATCTTCTCTTCCCTAGCCAACTCAATGTTTCCTCTACCTTGTTTTTGAAAAGTGGCACTTGATATTGCATTAGCCTAGCCAGTTTGAGCTTTGTCATAGATGActacttcttccccttctctatCAGAACTCTGTGGACTCTGCAGTGGCGATCAACGATCTGTCTGTTGTTGTGGACCTCTTGAATATTGTCAACCAAAAAGCGTGAGTCCTGGGTGGGGGCAGCCCCTGGGATACCCGAGAACCATCTGGCTGGGTATTGGGAGCGCTGCATTGTAGCTGCCTCGTGGCCATGGCAGCGTGAAATGCACGTGCTCATAGTCAGATCTTCAAGTCTGCAGTGCCAGTAACTGCTGGAGTTGTATGGGGCCTTTCTGTAGGCAAATGATTTCTTGCAAGGAATATCGAAGTCTTGGGGCTTCATAAAGTGATTGTGCTGAGAATCAATAAAATATGTCAGAACCTGCCACTTTCTATCACAAGGGGGAGTCAGTGAACTTGCTCAGTAAACCTGAGTGTTGCTGCCTGGGCTTTTTTGCCAGAAAGCATTATTTGTGTCAACTCAGCCTTGTAAAGTCTCAGTCTCTGGTCTCAGAACACGTCCTTTTCTTTTCAGGTCTCTCTGGAAGCTGGATTTGTGTACTATTATCCTGCCGCAGATAGAAAAACTACTCCAAAGTAAATATGAAAGGTGAGGCCCCAAGAACATGTATATGCTTGAGGGACAAGGTGTGGATATTCATAGGAGAGCTCCACTGGGTATTTTGTAGCtgaaagaaaatcctgaaaaatcaTAGCAGATACAGTATAATGCCGATACGATGCCTGGAAAAGAGCAATGGAGCTGCCAAGTGTGTGTGGGAAAAGATATGGAAAGTATGCACGGGCAAGAAGAGCAGGATGTTGAGATTTGGCGTAGGTGTGTTGGACTGAAAGCAGCTCTGGCAGCCAGGAGGGGTCAAATCGATGTGAAACAAGTGGGCTCTGCGTGCTGATGGGCATGAAACGGTCAGCTTGGGACAAGCGGAATGAAGTCCTGCAACAGCCTTGGGGTCACTTGGAAGACTGCTTTGAACCTCATCATTAGTGGCAAAAAAATGCAGCCTCTCTCTTAAGATGGAGTTTCTGCCTTCCTACTGGGAGAGAGGCTTCTGCCAAGTCCCCTCGGCAGGACATCTCTGCTCTTGAGCAGAAAGGTCCCACTCTGCAGGGTATGTGCCAGGACCTTTCAAAAGGGCTCACTTTGTCAGTCTTGACGTGAACCAAGATAGTGTTGGTACTTGGCTGTTGCTCTCCTTACCAGGTTCCACGTGGTGGAGTGGGGGTCGTCTGAGTAGATTATCCCCAGTGACTGGATGTGAGTGAGGGCTATGTGCTGGGGGGACAGGAATGAAATTCAAGTGGGACCCAattctctgtttgtttttcagttacgTGCAGACTGGCTGCACCTCCCTGAAACTCATTCTCCAGAGATTCCTGCCACTGATCACAGACATCCTCGCTGCACCACCTTCTGTCGGAGTGGACATCACCAGAGAGGAAAGGTGAGGCACTTACCTCCACTTGCTCCCTTTTTGAACCAGCCTTTCTCTTGGGTGAGCTTTGCTCCTTGTGATACTAGACTGGGCATGCCTTCCCTTTTGTCTGCAAACACCAAACCCTCCTGCTCTGAGAAAAAGACCAAGGGCTGCTTTTCCCTCTGTCACTGTGTATTGAGTCATACCTCAACAAAGTGTGATTATGTCAGGAGTAAAACCACCTTGTGGCTTCACCCTCTACCTCACAAGACACATGAGTTGTCAGCCAGGCCCTGGATTTCCAGTTTATTCACAGGATAGCTCTGCTCTGAGAATTGGCCCTCCAAAAccagcacctcctccctccttGGACTTTACTGCCAAAGGGGAGGAGTGAAAGAGCCCTTATGTGGATGCCATTCTCCTGTGTCATCAGGATGTGGGCTGAATACATGGTGTTTCTGCAGAGCCATGCTCACGTTTCAGCCTCTTCCAGGCCACTTGCAGGGCTTGTGTTTTCTCTCCTGCTTGAGTTGCATCTTTGGCACTACAGGAAACAACCACATCTGTTCAGCAGCTGAGGATTCACGCTGTGTCTGCTGTCTGTTTTTTGCAGGCTCCATAAATGCAAGCTGTGCTACAAGCAGCTGAAAAACATCAGCAACATCGTCAAGAACAAGTCTGGGCTCAGTGGCCGCCATGGTAGTGCCTTCCGGGAACTGCATCTCCTCATGGCTGTCCTGGAGTGACAGCCATCGCCTCCTCACGTGCAAACACAGGTGGCCAAGCTCCCTTCTGCTCTTGGCCCAGCTGGATTTCACCTCTCTCTGTGCCcatctccccccccaccccagcacggTAGGGAAGTGGAATCTCACTGGCTGGTCacctgcccagccctggtgccTTACGGGCTGGATGGAGGACCTGAGTGGAGAGACATCTGTGCTGTGTGAGGGGACCTGGCTGTTGGTGGGCCCTGCAAAGCCCCTGTAGGGAAGCAGCTTCATTTCAGCTCTTCATCTGAGCTCTCAGCTGCTCTGTCTCTGTGTGCTGGCCTTTCCCTGATGGGAGGGCTCAGACTGCTGTCACCCCTCCTTCACCCATGTGTGCTGTCAGTTCTTGTCGCTTGGCtctgtgggctggggctggctggcccTGCTCTCTTTGAGTGGCACGCTGAGGACTGCAGCATCCACCCCACAAAAGCCTGCTGGGGGGTGGAGTGCCCTTTCCCTACAGAAGGGACTTCAACTGCCATGTGGGACTGGCCCCTTTAGCTTGCTTCATCAAACATGAGCCAGGACACTGTGCCACTGTGCCTGGTGCGTAGTCCCAAGGACCTGTATCGAGAGGAGGCTGTCTCTTGGCTTCTCAGAAATCCCTGCTGGCACCCTGGGCTGCAGAAGATGATTATCTTCAGACTGTTGCTGGGAACTGAGGTCTACCTGGATCTGTTAAAATATGTGACTTAAACAGGACTTAACGTATGTGTTTGCCTTTGGGGGTAGGGATTTGGGATGGTGGAGGGACATGGACTAATGTCTTTCTATATCCACTGGACTGCtcttaaagggtttttttttttccaataaatgtcTGTCAGAACCTTTCTgtccctctttcttctttcctgttggGAAAGAGGTTCCTGTTGGTGcttcccctgctcctcccagcctgTCTCCCATTTTATACACTGGAGCCTGTTCTCCAGGAAACTGTAACttataataaattttattaaaagatttgtaacttttttaaaaaagttgtgtTAAATGCCTGAATCTCTTGAAGTACTGTTTGTTCACCTTGGcacagctcctggctgggagcatccagggaaagcagggctctggTCCCTGCGTGTCCTGTGGGGAAGCTGGCCATTCTCACCCTGCTGGGAGGCTGCAGTGAGTAAGTGGATGTGGTGAGCGAGGCGGAGAGACAGCAGTAGCCAGGTGGCTTGCTGAAACCCTGGGGGAGGTTTCACTCTGCTGGGTAGTTCCCAGCCCAAAGAGCAACATCAGAGAGCAATGTCATCGTTTGCGGCTTGTACTTCTCCCTGGCCTGATGCAGATCTTGGTGTGATGGCAGTGCCTTGCCtatgtggttttctttctgtgagCTGAGCTAGGCACTGGTGTTTGGGGATGTGGGAGTGTATAGTGGGGCCAGCAGGAAAGCTAAAGCCAACCCCTACCTTGCTGATACTTCATCCAAACACAGTCAAGTTTTAGGACCAAAGGTGAGTATCCTGCTCTGCTCCATGGTTCTGGAGGAGGTGGATCTCATGGTGGCTCACACAGCAAGAGGCCATTGCAGGACAGCAGGACCGGGGCTGAAGATGCTGCCTGCTGCAAGCACCCCAAAACTCACTATGTGTGTCCTGCCTGcactgcagctgcttgctgcCTCACCCTGGGGGCTCTCTGGTGATAATCCCATGCCTGGAGTCAACCAAGGTGTGAAAAAGCTCCTCCAGCCCACAGAGCTGGGAGAAGCATGAGATGAAGCAAGATGGTGCAGTGCTGGGGTTTACTTAGGGTTTAACAACTCAATCTCCTGCTAATTAAGGGAGCTCCATAGCTGCAAactggagcggggggggggcgctgtATGGGCAGGCTTGTGGGAGGGAGTTAATGGGCTTTTCCAGCTGTGGAGAGATGCTGTGCAAGCAGCAATGGGGAGGGAGCACCCACTCCGAGCAGGGCTCAAACCTGCTGCAGGGAAATAAGAGCAGTGCAGGAGGACTGGCTttaacagtttatttaaaataagttttgttacaaaacaggatttttttttaattattaaaatacatagaAACATCTAATCTTACAAAAGGctaaatttatttttcccttttttttttttttttttattaaatagagtACACTGTGGAAGAGTGAGAGGAGAGGGCTGCGGTGGGAAGGAGCCATCAGTGCATCATCCAGTCGGTTATTTGCGGCAGGAGGAAGCCTACCCATGGGTGGGTGCTCAGCGGTGCAAGGCGCAGTGGCATCTCCTCCGACCCCACCTGCAAGCCACTGTCCCAACACATAATCCAACAGGGTTTTGGGCTGgaggtttgtgggggtttttttgttcgtttTCAACTTGTTTTCCATTCCAAGACCATGTAAACAGGTAAATATTTCAAACACTTTCATCTTGACCACACTGTGATCTCTCTTGACAAGACAACTGGTAAATAACTTCACAATAGCTTCATTTGAGATTGCTAAATCCACCCTGGTGCTATGTAACACAGGCAGCCCTGCGACCGTTCTCCCTCTGTGCCAGGGCAGCCAGTGCGGGGCCCTGGCAGCACTGGCACCACGATGAATGGCAGCTCAGCTCATGCACAGCACTGGTGTGCCTTCATGCAACAACAGGGTTTGAGAAACCTACAGGGAAAGGAGCTGCTGGGATTTTTCTTCTGGCTTAAAATGGAGGAAGCACTGCTCCGAAAGACATCTGGCAGCTAGTCTGGATGCAGTCTTGGGGGAGCTGTGGCCAGGCTGGCCCCATGGTGATAGCAGAGACATGTCCAGGAGTTCGCCTGACTCTGAGTCCCCTCCAGACAGATACCTTGACTGTTGTTAAAGCTGGAAAGATGGAGGGagcacccagcagctccccacTCTGGCTaaaaacagctgtccagcaaaAATAAGTCAGAGCAGATCCCTGCCCAGCACCACTGGCCCCCACTGCTAAGAGAGGGGTctggctgctgggagagctcAGCCCCGTGCTGCTCATGGTGAGAGGTGCCATCACCCTCTGGTCGTGGGTCCTGGTGGGCAAGGGGATGGCACAGAAGCCTTCATGTCTTCCAGCAGCCAGCTCTTGGTAGCACCATGAGGGTCTGGTTCCTGCAGTGGGTTTGGTGCCAGGGCTGGCACTTGTCACATGGGGACCGGCCTCAGCTTCCCTGGGGATGGAGACACACGTGGGTCACACTGGACAGGGGACAGGGCcagtgctgccccagccccaTCCGGTGACATTTCAGCAGGTGCTGCGTTGAGCTGGTACCACAAGCATCCCCATGAGCATCCCCGCGAGCGGCACTGCCCagcacccctgccctgcccgggaAGCAGGGCCGAAGCAGAGCCCTCCACCGGCTCCCGGCCGCAGGCACTCAcctggcagccctggctgcccctAATTCAGGCTGGAATCAAAGGGGAGAGAAGTTCAGCCCAAGGGCACTGCCACTGCCCTGCACACCCCGAGCTGCCCACAGCGGCTTTGCACCAGGGTGCTCTTGGGGAAGTGCTAACCGGGCTCCCGATGGCTAATTAGCCATTAGTTAATGAGGTGATTACAAATCAACTAGCTCCCACACACAGGCTTTGCCTGCCAGTGTCTGGCTGGGACAAGGCTGGCGGCGGGAGCCTCCTCTGATGGAGGGACGCCAGCCAGGCAGACGGGGTGCAGAGTGGGACCACGGTGCCCCACCACCCACCTGAGGTCTGGAGCTTCCTGCGGATGGAGGCGGCACGGCCAGAGAGCTGCCCCGGGCTGGGGGACGCGTGGCCCCGGCCAGAGGGTGCCGTGGTCCCCGGCGAGTCACCCTGGGGGGGAGATGGGGCACAGCCCCAGGGTCAGCCCATGCCAGTCCCCAGAGGGAAGGAATGGGGATGGGCTCACGGGCAGATTGTGCCTGCCTGGGTAGGGGTGCCCAAATATGCTCTGGGGGTCCCACAGGGTTGCTGCAAAACAGGGTTTGGAAGAAGCAAGGTGGCAGCATCGGCTGGATGCCGCTGCTTGGGGACAGCCTGCATCTCACCAGTTGATGGTCCCCAACGGAGGTGTCTCCAGGGGACACTCAACAGCAAACAGCCCTGGGGACCACACATAGGGGCAAAACAGGGGGACCCTCTGGGGTGATGGGGAAAAGGAAGGGCACCAGCGGCCCCTTGGTTAcctccagctgctcctggctgggcCAGGAGGCCAGCTCAGCCTTGCGGGAGACGGGACCCAGCTCCACCGAGCGAACCCTCTCGGCGAACTTCAAGGAGCACAGCGTCTCGCTGGTGTTTTTCTCAGCGGGGGAGACCTGCGGTCAGGCAGGAGCAGGTAGAAAGTCACCCTGCcgcctgcctgcacccccaggGCTACCCCGCCCCGGCAAACACGCTGGGCCGGCGAGATGCTATTATTAACCCGCCGCTCCCAGGATAGCCCCGTCCATCCATGCCCGGGCCAGCGTCTGAGCCAGCTGGATCCCCTGTCACCAACTGCCCTGGCGCGAGGGACAGCCGGAAAAAGCCGCAGCAGGTGGCAGGGGCTCAGGCACCCCTGAGGGGGCTCGGTGCAGGGGCAGGCActcggggggggggtcacagggcAGGGATGGAAGAGCTGCCAGAGCATAAAATCCTCCCAGCAAGAGAGGGGATAGGGAGATGCCAACGTGCAAGGACACCTTGCCCATAGGGACAGCACCagtgtgcaggcagggaaggcaggatcGTGGACCTCTCAGTTCATCCCCCCATCCCTCGGCCTTGTCTGGGGTGCAGAGATGGGGACAGAGCTGCCCCTGGCACTGCAGGTGCAGACTGGAGGATGTCCCCATAGGCAAGCCCAGTCCCCtggtcccagcccagctcctgcctccaacatcccccccccccagcactggggTGAGCAGGGACCAAACCCATCCCAAAAACAGTGCTGACCAGCCGCGGGGATGCCGACAGGCACCAGGTGCCCAGCCCCTACCTGCACCATCATGAGGGTCTTGCTGTCGCCGCTGAGGGAGTCCTGCAGCAGGTACGTCAGCTTGGAGTTGCGGAAGGGCACGTGGCCTTGCCGGGAGCGCAGGGCGTAAATGACGTCACCCAATGCCGAGAGGGACTTGTTGATGTGCTGCGCCTCGCGGAGCCGGCTGCCCTCTGCGCCCGACCGCCCGACCCGCTCCGATCCCGCCAGGTCCACCAGGTTCAGCTTCCCTAGGGACACACAGCCAAACCCCCGCCCCGGCTGGCGTCAGCGCCCGACCCTGCGTACCCCTGGGGATGCCGCGGCCCAGACGCCCCGGTGAGGGGCTTGCCGTCTGGCACCTACCTGTGGTGCGGAGCCCCGTGCTGCGGTCAAGGCCACAGACGGTGACGATGAGGAGGGCATGGGAACGGGAGCTGTGCTCATTCAGGTTGGTGCACTCCGTCGCCCGGTTGACATGGCCGAACTCAAAGACCTGGGGGAGcccagggaggtggggggtgAGGCTAGCCTGCCCCAAACCCACCACAACCCCTGCCATGACCCGGGGACCCCTGGGACTGTAACCTGAGCTACAGCCCTCCAACGAGGTGCTGGTCCATTGGGGTGATGACTGCTGTCAGGTCTCAGCCTGGGTGACACACCGAAGGCAGAGGGTGACAGGCAGGGCACTGCGGTGACAGCCGGCATCCCACTAATCCCCTGGGAGCCGCTGGGGCCccacacttttatttttaaccccCTGTGGCTCACCCTATGGGACAGTGACCGTTACATCGCACCCAGGGACCTATTTTGGTCTCTGTCACTCCCCGGTACTTCAGAAATGCTCCCGAATCAGGGGGTCACACACCAGCgacactcccccccctcccccagttcATCGTGCCACCCTCCTGCTCCCACCGCCCCCCCATCTCCCTGCACCTTGTTGATGTCCTCCACGCTCTGCACCCTGAACTCGGTCAGCCCAGGCACGTAGAGCTGCCCACTGCCATCGGGGCACAGCTTGATCTCCAGCTTCTCCTGTGGCTCCTTCCCCAGCAAGTCCCTGGGCAAAGGGGTACCCGTCACCATCCCCACCCCGGGGGGATGACAGGAGCTGGCTCCCCTCTGGCACGGCATCCCCACCACGGCTCAGGGCTGTGTGCCAAGGCTGCCAGAGCAGCTGTATCCTCCCGGGGAGTCTGCACATCCTATTTGTAGGCCTTGGCTCTCCAGCTCCCCATGTGCCCGCTCCCACCCAGCTCGGACCACACTCCCATCCCTGCTCTTTATTGCCATTCCCAGTCCTCATTATCCACACGGATGTGCTTGCAGCCTCATCCCACCCCCTCCTGCCTGCGGCTGGGCAGGGgaggaaaatatttctcatgCTCCCAGCTCCCAGTCAGTTATTTCTAAATATAACATCcgggggagcaggggcagggaggagagggggatgCCCCAGCCGCTACATCAGCGCCAGGGAAGCAGGAGCgatggcagggctgggagcctgTATAAGTAATGGAGCTCGAGGGAGGGTGCTTTGCAAGGGTGGTgtgcactgaaaaataattaaaaataaatccttacaCGGCCAAATCTAGCGCCCAAGGCCCCGGGAACAAGCTGTGCAGCTAGGGCAGGACTGGTAGGACAGGGAGGAGAGCAGCATGGGGTGATGCCCACTGATGCaagctccccagcagctccaCTCGCCCCACCAGAaagtttttccccccttccctgtaCCTGAGCGCCTCGTTGTAAATTTCAGCGGCACTGACGCTGATGGCGTAGTCCCAGTCGGCTGCCTTGCTCCGCACCTCGGAGAAGAGGAGCTGCAGGGCTCGCTGGTTGATTCCTGGGTTGGCTGCCGTTCCCTGATGGATTGGGGTGATTAATGGGGGGTGGGAGAAAACACCCTCTGgcattttattctgcatttttttcctgagcaggAGCAAAGCCCAGGGTGGTGTTGCAGAGAGGTGCACAAACCCCTCGAGAGCAGCAGTGACCATCACTGGTGCACCCTGGGTCCAAGCTGGCCACCAGCCTGGTTAGGGGAGGGTGCGAAGACGGGGCACCACAGAATGGGAAGccaaggaagaaaagggaagcaaaGCCAGGCAAATTCACCTCCATCGTGTAGGTTTTTCCTGCCCCCGTCTGCCCATAGGCGAAGATGCAGACGTTGTAGCCATCGATGCAGGAGGTGACCAGGGCTTGAACCTCCTGAaacacctggggggggggggggggggggcggaccgGGGAGTGTCAGGAGAAGGTGGCTGCATCCCCCCTTCATGCAGCAGCATGGATGGCAGAACCCACCTCCTCCTGGGATGCTTGTGGGGGGAAGACCTTATCCAGCTCGAAGGACACCTGCTTCCCCTTGTGCAGGAGGTGCAGGACGGCATCATCATCGGCGTCGAAGGTCACCGCGTTGGCCGCCTCCGGGCCCTCGCCATCCTCCTTTGTGATGGGGCGGACTCGCCCAAAAACACGGATgtttccttggggggggggggggaatgcaggGACGGTGTCAGCCCCGGCACATCCTGCTGCCACCCTTGGTCACCGTCAAACACCAGGTGGGCTGAACGCTGCAGCTTGCTGCCGACCGAAGCATCCCATCACCGACCCAAGCATCTCATGGGGATGCGGAGCACCCAAGTCAtggtgctggggtgcagcagcGTGATGCTCCTCTGTCCCTCCTGCCCCGCCCCTCGGGGACATACTCTCCCGTGATGGGACCCGCCACCCTCCTCACGCACCCTTCAGCCGCACCAGCTCGTTGTGACACTTCTTGCGGAGCTGCAGCTCCCGCCGGTACTTGCGCAGCAGCTCCCGGTTGGTGCTGTGCACCTCCTCAATGGCCTGGCCGATCTGGGGGGGCGGATGGAGAGCAGCGGCTCAGCGACCTTCACAGCATCCCCACCCCACACAGCGGGGAGCTGGGGTAGCGGTCCCAAGGGGCTTACCTCAGCCCTGGCGCTCCGCAGGGTCTcctggaggagcagggggaaaTCGCGGACCTGACGCTTCAGGCTGTTGTAGTCGTGGGTGAGGGTGCGCAGTGCTGGTTGCAGTGTCAGCAGGTTGGTCCGGACACCTGCAGGCATGAGGCAGGGTGAGGGGCAGGTAGCACAAGCACCCCAGCACCGGCCAGGTGACCCTGCGAGTCCCCTGCCCCCTCCTCACCCGCCAGGTTTTCGTGCACCGCCTTCATCTCCACTTGGGCACGGGAAAATGCCTCTTCGATGGCGCggttcttctcctcctccatcgCCTGCATCTCCTCCAGCATCTGCCCGTGGGCTCGCTCCAGCTCGGCCTCGTACATCATGATCTGGGAGAGGAGCAAGGAGGGGTATCACCAAGCCGGTGCCCACCTGCTGCCGCGCCACATCACCTGGCGAGCACCAAGCAGACAAGAACTGCTGTGGAGCCGGGCGGGGTGATTTCTGATTTACACCCGTTGCACTCAGACCTGAGCTCGGAGCTGAGCCGCCGTCTTTTGGGaactctgcagctgctgctccatcTCCTTCAGCACCTGCCTCTGCATCCCCACCTGCTCCTGCAGGTACTGGTTTCGGGACTGGCTCTCACACAGGGCTTGTTTTGCCTTGGCTGACTCCACCTCCACTGTCTTGATGATGTACTGGGAGGAAAAGCACCCAGAGATGGGGTGTACTGGGGAAGCAGCACCCAGGATGGAGCCGGTGTTGGCCCAAGGGGGTTGATTTACAAAATCATGATGCTGCGCTGATGTGGTCAGGGCAGTGGGATGGGTGGCGCTTGCAGGGCACCCGCTGGGCACCGCTAG
Above is a genomic segment from Harpia harpyja isolate bHarHar1 chromosome 9, bHarHar1 primary haplotype, whole genome shotgun sequence containing:
- the KIFC3 gene encoding kinesin-like protein KIFC3 isoform X2 translates to MPAGVCEHDGGTPGVPEEHRDRGGKGQGNTGGTRVTPGAPRGSDKGGVRGARRGGWSGTPWEEPGEHRGSPELPGAPAREAGAAPGAHRELPGTGTGRGGGGGEWGAPPPPPVGGFRGFPWQRERGGARRFRYRSAREGGPGAGAGVGCPAAPRPRYRGARDPRAMITARKTWDLGAVPSARAAWKTKDLSPDGCGQDTLITGSGAGASSQVPLLPKLVHHKILHVSWPDAANPHRLCLALQALQEAAGERREESRHQAPTPATEEPLASPREPAAARPVQAASTMNLEKAGGRLCSGKRASLPAARPFPVIQKVMASMAHLQEEKLRLQEELLGLQEKLAARENDELSHSLQLQGQVETLKAKLLEQAQEIGRLRSELGGTDAEKHRDLLAAENERLRQEMKACEGELRELRRQQQAPCRDCAHLQENAGLQERLSQLQREAEEMRAKLAELDLEVQQKTNRLAEVELRLKDSLAERAEEEERLSRRLRDSQETIASLKSQPQQIKYIIKTVEVESAKAKQALCESQSRNQYLQEQVGMQRQVLKEMEQQLQSSQKTAAQLRAQIMMYEAELERAHGQMLEEMQAMEEEKNRAIEEAFSRAQVEMKAVHENLAGVRTNLLTLQPALRTLTHDYNSLKRQVRDFPLLLQETLRSARAEIGQAIEEVHSTNRELLRKYRRELQLRKKCHNELVRLKGNIRVFGRVRPITKEDGEGPEAANAVTFDADDDAVLHLLHKGKQVSFELDKVFPPQASQEEVFQEVQALVTSCIDGYNVCIFAYGQTGAGKTYTMEGTAANPGINQRALQLLFSEVRSKAADWDYAISVSAAEIYNEALRDLLGKEPQEKLEIKLCPDGSGQLYVPGLTEFRVQSVEDINKVFEFGHVNRATECTNLNEHSSRSHALLIVTVCGLDRSTGLRTTGKLNLVDLAGSERVGRSGAEGSRLREAQHINKSLSALGDVIYALRSRQGHVPFRNSKLTYLLQDSLSGDSKTLMMVQVSPAEKNTSETLCSLKFAERVRSVELGPVSRKAELASWPSQEQLEGDSPGTTAPSGRGHASPSPGQLSGRAASIRRKLQTSA